In one Geoglobus acetivorans genomic region, the following are encoded:
- a CDS encoding thioredoxin family protein → MNKTLLSSALIVAGLALIAYGILPNSGSFDESEWYSLGKALELAKKENKMVFVFVSSDTCVYCEKMKVEVFSDKQLMDKLKSKYIPAIVNAEKDVEDVRQIAKLFGGDFGYPAFVIYSPDGVPVNGWSGFVTKEELEKILDI, encoded by the coding sequence ATGAACAAAACCCTCTTATCCTCTGCACTCATAGTTGCAGGTCTGGCTCTCATAGCTTACGGAATTCTGCCGAATTCTGGCTCATTTGATGAGAGTGAATGGTACAGTCTCGGAAAAGCTCTGGAGCTTGCAAAAAAGGAGAATAAAATGGTCTTCGTCTTTGTAAGCTCCGACACCTGTGTTTACTGTGAAAAAATGAAGGTTGAGGTCTTCAGCGATAAGCAGCTAATGGATAAACTCAAATCCAAATACATCCCGGCAATAGTCAATGCTGAGAAAGATGTTGAGGATGTAAGGCAAATTGCAAAGCTTTTTGGAGGTGACTTTGGCTATCCTGCGTTTGTCATCTACTCTCCGGATGGTGTCCCTGTCAATGGCTGGTCAGGTTTCGTAACCAAAGAGGAGCTTGAGAAAATTCTTGACATCTGA
- a CDS encoding sn-glycerol-1-phosphate dehydrogenase: MRLTKIAEIPSFVEISESARKKVAQVMELSGLSNTVLLSGRRSYELAGKKIREKIRDSVLDVFFVETASMEEVRKLEFSMAYSDIDSVMGIGGGKVLDVGKVLASELNVPFISIPTVASHDGVASPVASFKEKNRPASLSVNPPAIILADLTILRKSPVRYLRAGFGDLISNITAIRDWELSRDKTGEAYSEVAASMAVMPASLMIKSASLDIQNLKTLEMLVRGLVLSGVSISIAGSSRPASGAEHKFSHALDYLGYGQGLHGEQVGIGAIIMEYLHQKYYGTGDWEAVKDALESVQAPTTAREIGITKEQVVEALLFARQIRKKRYTILEDINAGKDELELAVEKTGVA; encoded by the coding sequence ATGAGGCTGACAAAAATTGCTGAAATACCGAGTTTTGTGGAAATCAGTGAAAGTGCGAGGAAAAAGGTCGCTCAGGTAATGGAGCTTTCAGGGCTGTCGAACACTGTATTGCTTAGCGGCAGGAGAAGCTATGAACTTGCGGGAAAGAAAATTAGGGAAAAAATAAGGGACAGTGTGCTGGATGTGTTTTTTGTTGAGACTGCGAGTATGGAGGAAGTGAGAAAGCTCGAATTCAGCATGGCTTACAGCGATATTGACTCCGTCATGGGCATAGGTGGGGGCAAGGTTCTTGACGTTGGTAAGGTTCTCGCGTCCGAATTAAATGTGCCTTTCATAAGCATCCCGACCGTTGCAAGCCATGACGGTGTGGCTTCACCGGTAGCAAGCTTTAAGGAAAAGAACAGGCCCGCATCACTCTCTGTAAACCCGCCGGCAATAATACTTGCGGATCTCACGATTCTGAGGAAAAGCCCGGTGAGGTATCTGAGGGCAGGCTTTGGTGATCTGATATCCAACATAACTGCTATCAGAGACTGGGAGCTTTCGAGGGATAAAACCGGAGAGGCATACAGCGAGGTTGCCGCATCGATGGCTGTTATGCCTGCCAGCCTGATGATAAAATCTGCCAGCTTAGACATTCAGAACCTGAAAACCCTTGAGATGCTTGTCAGGGGTCTCGTCCTCAGCGGAGTATCAATAAGCATTGCGGGGTCAAGCAGGCCGGCAAGCGGGGCGGAGCATAAATTCAGTCATGCCCTCGACTATCTCGGATACGGGCAGGGATTGCACGGAGAGCAGGTTGGTATTGGGGCAATAATCATGGAGTATCTGCATCAAAAATACTACGGGACGGGAGACTGGGAGGCCGTAAAAGATGCTCTCGAAAGCGTTCAGGCGCCAACAACTGCCAGAGAAATTGGCATAACGAAGGAACAGGTTGTCGAGGCGCTGCTATTTGCAAGACAGATACGCAAGAAGAGATACACAATTCTGGAAGACATCAACGCTGGAAAGGATGAGCTGGAGCTTGCCGTTGAAAAGACGGGGGTTGCTTAG
- a CDS encoding cysteine-rich small domain-containing protein: MNLRERTLKELFQTLSGIEKKECEYYPCHFDGQDCSFCFCPFYPCLIYETGGEFKDDRVWSCVNCHYIHKKEVADEIKLELLSYPFQILAEEDWFFYNEILQNLLFGEVRWKKSGKALTLYDENSEEWYLIKLRGFEIERIERGKREELSQYEGILIPKQPPSFQRQAPAHPFQR, encoded by the coding sequence ATGAATCTCAGAGAGAGGACGCTGAAGGAGCTTTTCCAGACCCTATCGGGAATTGAGAAAAAAGAATGCGAGTACTATCCGTGCCACTTTGATGGACAGGACTGTTCTTTCTGCTTCTGCCCGTTCTACCCCTGCCTGATTTACGAGACTGGAGGAGAATTCAAGGACGATAGGGTGTGGAGCTGTGTCAACTGCCACTACATCCACAAAAAGGAAGTTGCTGATGAAATAAAGCTCGAGCTTTTATCATACCCATTCCAGATTCTTGCCGAGGAGGACTGGTTTTTCTACAACGAGATACTGCAGAATCTCCTTTTCGGAGAGGTGAGATGGAAGAAGTCCGGAAAGGCGTTAACACTCTACGACGAAAACTCAGAAGAGTGGTATCTGATAAAGCTAAGGGGATTCGAAATAGAAAGGATAGAAAGGGGAAAACGCGAAGAACTCAGCCAATATGAAGGTATTCTAATCCCTAAGCAACCCCCGTCTTTTCAACGGCAAGCTCCAGCTCATCCTTTCCAGCGTTGA